The following proteins are co-located in the Gigantopelta aegis isolate Gae_Host chromosome 5, Gae_host_genome, whole genome shotgun sequence genome:
- the LOC121372909 gene encoding cholecystokinin receptor type A-like — MAATTMEQPSPMNQSSSFMETSTDLDIYYANTSGNGGKLSRNYLPSERWPYFNLYGYQFWGVVLFIVVVGIIGNILVFIIMRDNKLNFLSYSVYLKFLACTDSFLLIIRLIQETLRVFHLQQLARINTDMCKFSYILRFPATLLSPWLVVGLSLDRYVCVRFPLTRDRLCTRKKAIIICSTMLCLAFAMIVPFVVDGELKNGQCLPSDGLKSYYTFIRLVFSCSLPSLLILILNILIVIQIQRSHKFQNTFRTSASDAVTRQQDRSIRPLVLVSVLAFVTLLPVSVSEAVHVSLMISKTDSMALTLGMKLWPVFSTIYMLNFGQNFYILIGSSSNYRRIIKNRLACCSLKWNKKNPRNQDTLSKIHPRSVVPGSRSTEVSSVCAASDNKILEKEVSSPDITSPEA; from the coding sequence ATGGCAGCCACAACAATGGAGCAACCATCGCCAATGAATCAATCATCCAGCTTCATGGAGACATCCACTGATCTTGACATCTATTATGCAAACACTTCAGGAAATGGAGGCAAATTATCTAGAAACTATTTACCGTCTGAACGATGGCCGTATTTCAACCTCTATGGATACCAATTCTGGGGCGTCGTCTTGTTCATAGTTGTCGTGGGAATAATCGGGAAcatattagtttttattataatgAGAGACAACAAATTGAATTTCCTCTCATATTCTGTGTACCTGAAATTTTTGGCTTGTACTGACAGCTTTTTGCTGATCATAAGGCTTATCCAAGAAACTCTCAGGGTGTTTCATCTGCAGCAATTGGCTCGCATAAATACGGACATGTGCAAATTTTCGTATATCTTAAGGTTCCCCGCTACCCTTCTGTCGCCGTGGCTGGTGGTAGGACTTTCTCTTGACAGATACGTATGCGTTCGTTTTCCACTGACGCGAGACAGACTCTGTACCCGCAAGAAAGCAATTATCATCTGCTCCACGATGCTTTGTCTGGCTTTTGCGATGATTGTGCCCTTTGTTGTTGATGGAGAACTGAAGAATGGCCAATGTCTTCCTTCAGATGGACTGAAGAGTTATTACACATTCATTCGATTAGTATTTTCATGCTCTCTGCCAAGTCTGCTTATTCTTATTCTGAATATCCTTATAGTTATTCAAATCCAGCGCAGCCACAAATTCCAGAATACCTTTAGGACGTCGGCGAGTGACGCAGTTACCCGTCAGCAGGACCGTTCGATACGCCCTCTGGTGTTAGTTTCTGTGCTAGCTTTTGTCACCTTGCTGCCCGTGTCAGTCTCCGAAGCTGTCCATGTTTCATTGATGATATCGAAAACGGATTCGATGGCTTTAACATTGGGCATGAAACTCTGGCCAGTCTTTAGCACAATCTATATGTTAAATTTCGGACAGAACTTCTACATTCTCATAGGCAGTTCATCAAACTATCGACGCATCATTAAAAATAGGCTCGCTTGCTGCAGTCTgaaatggaataaaaaaaacccacgtaaTCAAGATACATTGTCAAAGATTCATCCTCGAAGTGTCGTTCCAGGATCTCGAAGTACTGAAGTATCATCGGTATGTGCTGCATCTGATAATAAGATTCTTGAAAAGGAAGTCAGTTCGCCTGACATCACGAGCCCAGAAGCATAA